Proteins encoded together in one Synechococcus sp. BL107 window:
- the der gene encoding ribosome biogenesis GTPase Der, producing MARPVVAIIGRPNVGKSTLVNRLCRSREAIVHDQPGVTRDRTYQDGYWGDREFKVVDTGGLVFDDDSEFLPEIREQAALALDEASVALVIVDGKQGLTAADESIAEFLRQQRCPTLLAVNKCESVEQGLAMAAEFWSLGLGEPYPISAIHGAGTAEVLDKVLTFLPPKDQEGDEEEPIQMSIIGRPNVGKSSLLNAICGEQRAIVSPIRGTTRDTIDTNIVRENRPWRLVDTAGIRRRRSVNYGPEYFGINRSFKAIERSDVCVLVIDALDGVTEQDQRLAGRIEEDGRACVVVVNKWDAVEKDSHTMSATEKELRAKLYFLDWAPMLFTSALTGQRVESIFALAALAVEQHRRRVTTSVVNEVLKEALSWRSPPTTRGGRQGKLYYGTQVASRPPSFTLFVNDPKLFGDTYRRYVERHIREGLGFDGTPLKLFWRGKQQRDAEKELARQQNRRG from the coding sequence TTGGCGCGTCCTGTCGTCGCAATCATTGGACGCCCCAACGTTGGCAAGTCCACCCTGGTGAACAGGCTCTGCCGAAGTCGTGAGGCGATCGTGCACGACCAGCCTGGGGTGACGAGGGATCGCACCTATCAAGACGGTTACTGGGGTGATCGTGAGTTCAAGGTGGTGGACACGGGTGGGTTGGTGTTTGACGACGACAGCGAATTCCTTCCTGAGATTCGTGAGCAAGCTGCATTGGCCTTGGATGAGGCCAGCGTCGCCTTGGTGATTGTTGATGGCAAACAAGGACTCACCGCGGCGGATGAATCCATTGCGGAATTTTTGCGACAGCAGCGCTGCCCCACATTATTGGCGGTGAACAAATGCGAGTCCGTCGAGCAGGGACTCGCGATGGCAGCTGAATTTTGGTCGCTGGGACTTGGGGAGCCTTATCCCATTTCAGCGATTCATGGAGCAGGCACCGCTGAGGTCTTGGATAAGGTCCTCACTTTTTTGCCACCCAAGGATCAGGAAGGTGATGAAGAAGAGCCGATTCAGATGTCAATTATTGGACGCCCGAACGTTGGCAAATCCAGCCTTCTAAATGCCATTTGTGGGGAGCAGCGCGCCATTGTGAGCCCGATCCGAGGCACAACGCGCGACACCATTGATACCAATATTGTTCGGGAAAATCGCCCCTGGCGGCTTGTGGATACGGCGGGAATCCGTCGCCGTCGCAGTGTTAATTATGGCCCTGAATATTTTGGAATTAATCGAAGTTTTAAGGCGATTGAACGCAGTGATGTTTGTGTATTGGTGATTGATGCCCTCGATGGGGTCACGGAACAAGATCAGCGTTTGGCCGGACGGATCGAGGAAGACGGTCGCGCTTGTGTTGTTGTGGTGAATAAGTGGGATGCCGTGGAAAAAGACAGCCACACCATGTCCGCGACGGAAAAAGAGTTGAGGGCCAAGCTTTATTTTCTCGATTGGGCTCCGATGCTGTTCACCTCGGCCCTCACTGGACAACGGGTGGAGAGCATCTTTGCTCTGGCTGCCTTGGCGGTGGAGCAGCATCGCCGTCGTGTCACCACGTCTGTGGTGAATGAGGTGCTGAAAGAGGCCTTGAGTTGGCGCTCACCACCGACCACCCGCGGCGGCAGGCAGGGAAAGCTGTATTACGGCACGCAGGTGGCCAGTCGGCCTCCGAGCTTCACCTTGTTCGTGAACGATCCAAAATTATTCGGAGACACCTACCGCCGTTATGTGGAACGGCACATTCGCGAAGGCCTTGGCTTTGACGGAACACCGTTGAAGTTGTTTTGGCGAGGTAAGCAGCAACGCGATGCTGAAAAAGAGTTGGCCCGTCAACAGAACCGCCGGGGTTGA
- the cobI gene encoding precorrin-2 C(20)-methyltransferase, with translation MLRRLIAWLPGIPLLTIIDPKYPGTLTLVGVGPGNPSLLTLAAVHAIETSDVIAYPVARPAAQSMAARIAAQWIRDDHTCLPLLFPMVDGAEPRRAAWHAAADTLQKLVTEGKHIALLCEGDASLFATCSYVLMALQQQWPHCPCNVIPGISSISAAAAAGLWPLALQQDQLLVRPCPESPTEFTTELDEAKERGRVLALLKLGHRWEWVQPLLDERKLLGKALFAEKVGWPDQQIQPADTVAPSQRPYFSLLLIRQAWPDVLP, from the coding sequence ATGCTGAGACGACTCATCGCCTGGCTCCCGGGCATTCCACTACTGACCATCATCGATCCCAAGTACCCAGGGACGCTGACGCTTGTGGGGGTCGGCCCCGGCAATCCGTCCCTGTTAACGCTGGCCGCAGTGCATGCCATCGAAACCAGCGATGTGATCGCTTACCCCGTGGCTCGTCCAGCAGCGCAAAGCATGGCCGCACGCATCGCCGCCCAGTGGATCCGCGACGACCACACGTGTCTGCCCCTTCTCTTTCCGATGGTGGATGGGGCTGAACCCAGGCGAGCGGCGTGGCACGCCGCGGCCGACACCCTGCAAAAGCTTGTCACCGAAGGGAAACACATTGCTCTGCTCTGCGAAGGCGATGCCTCCCTATTTGCCACGTGCAGCTACGTGCTGATGGCCTTGCAACAACAATGGCCCCACTGCCCCTGCAATGTGATTCCCGGCATCTCGTCGATTTCAGCGGCGGCGGCAGCTGGTCTTTGGCCACTGGCCCTCCAGCAAGATCAACTTCTGGTGAGGCCTTGTCCAGAAAGTCCTACTGAATTCACGACCGAGCTGGACGAGGCGAAGGAGAGGGGGCGTGTCTTGGCCCTTCTCAAATTGGGCCATCGCTGGGAGTGGGTCCAACCCTTACTGGATGAACGCAAGTTGCTTGGGAAAGCTCTGTTCGCCGAAAAGGTGGGATGGCCGGACCAGCAGATCCAACCGGCAGACACTGTGGCTCCAAGCCAGCGGCCTTACTTTTCCCTGCTGTTGATTCGTCAGGCTTGGCCTGACGTCCTCCCTTGA
- a CDS encoding glycosyltransferase family 4 protein: protein MVQIAWLGKKSPFCGNVSYGLSTTEALRQRGHQTHFIHFDTPLSPERGTASLLGNDPDVSLPYLVKSQVYTIPSLGAQRELRDSLERIKPDLVHASLTLSPLDFRLPELCQQLGVPLVATFHPAFDADAGLRNLSAGTQQLSYQLYAPFLARYDRVIVFSKLQADILIKLGVPAKTLSVIPNGVDTARWSPAGPSANALLQKNVRQRLGGERIFLYMGRLVTEKNVEALLRAWRLVSPEGCRLVVVGDGPLTSNLQNQFSDPQILWWGYEPDLDTRIALLQCAEVFLLPSLVEGLSLALLEAMATGTACVATDAGADGEVLAGGAGIVMSTQGVTTQLRTLLPVLRDQPVLTAELGRRARERALERYTIGTNIDAIEKLYRDLLDDFRVAA, encoded by the coding sequence TTGGTGCAAATTGCATGGCTTGGAAAGAAGTCGCCCTTTTGCGGGAACGTCTCCTACGGGCTGAGCACCACTGAGGCGCTCCGCCAACGCGGCCATCAAACTCATTTCATCCATTTCGACACCCCACTCAGTCCTGAGCGGGGTACAGCGTCTTTGCTGGGAAATGATCCAGATGTGAGCCTGCCGTACTTGGTGAAATCCCAGGTGTACACAATCCCCTCCCTCGGCGCACAACGGGAACTTCGGGACTCTCTTGAGCGGATCAAACCCGATCTGGTCCACGCCAGTCTCACGTTGTCCCCCCTTGACTTTCGTCTCCCTGAGCTGTGTCAGCAATTGGGGGTTCCTTTGGTGGCAACCTTCCATCCCGCCTTTGATGCCGATGCTGGGTTACGCAACCTGTCAGCCGGCACGCAACAGCTCTCGTACCAGCTCTATGCACCCTTCCTCGCTCGTTACGACAGGGTGATCGTGTTCTCGAAACTTCAGGCTGACATCCTGATCAAGCTCGGAGTCCCGGCAAAGACTCTCTCCGTTATTCCCAACGGTGTCGACACCGCTCGTTGGTCTCCTGCCGGTCCGAGCGCGAATGCGCTGTTGCAAAAAAACGTGCGTCAACGGCTCGGAGGCGAGCGAATTTTTCTCTATATGGGACGACTCGTCACCGAGAAAAACGTTGAAGCACTGCTGCGGGCGTGGCGCTTGGTCTCGCCCGAGGGCTGTCGCTTGGTGGTGGTTGGTGACGGACCACTCACTAGCAACCTGCAGAACCAATTCAGTGATCCACAGATTCTCTGGTGGGGTTACGAGCCCGATCTGGACACACGGATCGCCCTACTGCAGTGCGCTGAGGTGTTTCTCTTGCCAAGCCTCGTCGAAGGTTTATCCCTCGCCCTACTCGAAGCGATGGCCACGGGAACGGCATGCGTCGCCACCGATGCTGGTGCCGATGGAGAAGTCTTGGCGGGAGGCGCCGGAATTGTGATGAGTACCCAGGGGGTGACCACCCAACTCCGTACGTTGCTGCCGGTGCTTCGAGACCAGCCCGTACTGACCGCGGAACTCGGCCGGCGGGCCCGCGAAAGGGCCCTCGAGCGCTACACGATCGGCACCAACATTGATGCGATTGAAAAGCTGTATCGCGATTTACTCGACGACTTCAGGGTCGCCGCCTAG
- the recO gene encoding DNA repair protein RecO, producing MAERRLEGLALKVGPLGEHDRLLSLLSDAEGLTRFAVPGARRPKSSLAAAAPLTLLELQVGGRSGLGRVRQLRVLRSFSRLGQRLETLSAAQALCDLCLQLAADDPVNGLLSTVLLHLERLESHADDADLVLAGTVQASIHLLTLGGYGLPMQTCCLSGAPLDAPLGQWDWRCSLLPEDGFAIDSQPNSAIELNPSELALLQRLVRADLPRRQDGELMGPQRVWLRLLRVVELWVRTHLAHRSRALAMLREALITPA from the coding sequence ATGGCGGAGCGACGCTTGGAGGGTTTAGCCCTAAAAGTGGGACCGCTTGGGGAACACGACCGTCTGCTGAGCCTGCTCAGTGATGCAGAAGGGCTAACCCGATTTGCCGTACCTGGCGCACGACGTCCCAAAAGCAGCTTGGCCGCCGCCGCCCCGCTCACCCTGCTGGAACTCCAGGTGGGTGGGCGCAGCGGTCTTGGCCGGGTTCGCCAATTGCGGGTGCTGCGCAGCTTTTCAAGGCTGGGACAACGTTTGGAAACCCTGTCAGCTGCACAAGCCCTTTGCGATCTTTGCCTGCAGTTGGCAGCTGACGACCCAGTGAATGGCCTGCTGAGCACGGTTCTACTCCACTTGGAACGCTTGGAAAGCCATGCCGACGATGCTGATCTTGTGTTGGCAGGCACCGTGCAAGCCTCGATTCACCTGCTTACCCTCGGCGGCTACGGCCTACCCATGCAAACTTGCTGCCTGAGTGGTGCACCGCTCGACGCACCCTTAGGCCAGTGGGACTGGCGCTGCAGCCTGTTGCCCGAAGACGGATTCGCCATCGATTCCCAACCGAATTCGGCCATCGAGCTCAACCCATCAGAACTGGCCCTGCTGCAGCGACTCGTACGAGCCGATTTGCCACGGCGACAGGACGGAGAACTGATGGGGCCCCAGCGGGTTTGGCTGCGTTTACTCAGGGTCGTTGAACTTTGGGTGCGCACCCACTTAGCGCACCGCAGTCGAGCGCTCGCCATGCTGCGCGAGGCACTGATTACGCCGGCATAA
- the proC gene encoding pyrroline-5-carboxylate reductase produces the protein MPTNNIQPAFGVIGLGRMAQALVVPLLAKGQLDPNQLLAVVGSETTASLRRTELPEGVHVVAAADSLAVDVWRAPLQLLAVKPQQLDVVAQASASVQDQPLLISVLAGVPLDRLQRLFPGHRCVRAVPNTPALVGAGLTALAWGDGVNAEQRLRVHDLFADVGEVLELPESKLDAFLALTSSGPAFIALVAEAMADGAVLAGLPRDLAQRLAHRTLAGTAALLDQRALHPGELKDMVASPGGTTIAGLRQLEQAGLRSALIEAVMAAAERSRQLG, from the coding sequence GTGCCGACGAACAACATCCAGCCTGCATTTGGAGTGATTGGCCTGGGTCGTATGGCCCAGGCTCTTGTTGTTCCACTTCTGGCCAAGGGCCAACTCGATCCAAACCAGCTCTTGGCTGTGGTGGGGTCAGAGACGACGGCATCGTTGCGTCGTACTGAGCTGCCTGAAGGCGTCCATGTTGTAGCTGCAGCGGATTCACTTGCGGTCGATGTTTGGAGGGCGCCATTGCAGCTCCTGGCTGTGAAGCCCCAGCAGCTTGATGTGGTGGCGCAAGCCAGTGCATCCGTGCAGGACCAGCCCCTGTTGATTTCTGTTCTGGCAGGTGTACCCCTCGATCGATTGCAACGGTTGTTCCCGGGGCATCGCTGTGTGCGGGCTGTGCCGAATACACCCGCGTTGGTGGGAGCTGGCTTGACAGCTCTGGCTTGGGGAGATGGGGTCAATGCGGAGCAGCGTCTCCGAGTTCATGACTTGTTTGCCGATGTCGGGGAAGTTCTGGAACTTCCCGAGTCCAAGCTTGATGCTTTTCTTGCGCTCACCTCATCCGGCCCAGCCTTCATTGCCTTGGTGGCAGAAGCCATGGCTGATGGGGCTGTGTTGGCGGGTTTGCCGCGGGATTTAGCCCAGCGGTTAGCCCATCGAACGCTGGCGGGAACGGCGGCACTCCTGGATCAACGGGCGTTGCATCCCGGCGAACTCAAAGACATGGTGGCTTCCCCTGGTGGCACCACCATCGCTGGCCTTCGACAGTTGGAGCAAGCAGGCTTGCGCTCTGCCTTGATCGAGGCGGTGATGGCGGCAGCGGAGCGCAGCCGTCAACTGGGCTGA
- a CDS encoding acireductone dioxygenase, which translates to MSRLSIFPDGSTSMDQSSPTPLLVTETPAEIQAELAQRGIGFEQWPALQELPLEADQALILNAYANEIARVKRHGGYATVDAIRMTPDHPERVALRTKFLAEHTHAEDEVRFFVEGRGLFCLHLGAEVLLTLCERGDLIRVPAGTKHWFDMGSQPAFCAVRWFNNTVGWVATFTGNKISERFPKLD; encoded by the coding sequence ATGAGTCGTCTCAGCATCTTTCCAGATGGATCGACGTCGATGGATCAGAGCTCGCCAACACCGCTATTGGTGACGGAAACTCCCGCTGAGATTCAGGCTGAACTCGCCCAGCGTGGGATCGGGTTCGAGCAATGGCCTGCGCTGCAGGAGTTGCCCCTTGAAGCCGATCAGGCGCTGATTCTGAATGCCTACGCCAACGAGATTGCCCGAGTGAAGCGGCACGGCGGCTACGCCACTGTTGATGCGATTCGGATGACCCCCGATCACCCCGAGCGAGTTGCCTTGCGCACCAAATTTCTCGCGGAACACACCCATGCAGAAGATGAGGTGCGATTTTTTGTGGAAGGACGTGGGTTGTTTTGTCTGCATCTCGGTGCTGAGGTGCTGCTCACCCTGTGTGAACGGGGGGATTTGATCCGGGTTCCGGCTGGTACGAAGCATTGGTTTGATATGGGAAGCCAGCCAGCGTTCTGTGCAGTTCGCTGGTTCAACAACACGGTGGGTTGGGTGGCAACATTTACCGGGAATAAAATCTCAGAACGCTTCCCCAAACTCGATTGA
- a CDS encoding cell division protein SepF, with protein sequence MSLISRLRAVVAGDDYLDGELDDFAYDDEQQDQDQRAMQADGGALATLGDSNPFDLGGDLPGSNVIGMPGISTAAAEVNLMEPRSFDEMPRAIQALRERKTVILNLTMMEPDQAQRAVDFVAGGTFAIDGHQERVGESIFLFAPSCVTVTNATQDETSSPTVVSREIDVAEPSESASAPSPAWGAAAL encoded by the coding sequence GTGTCGCTGATCTCCCGCCTTCGTGCCGTTGTCGCTGGTGACGACTATCTCGATGGTGAACTCGATGATTTCGCCTACGACGATGAGCAACAGGATCAGGACCAACGTGCCATGCAGGCCGATGGTGGGGCGTTAGCCACCCTCGGTGACAGCAACCCCTTCGACCTGGGTGGAGATCTGCCAGGATCCAATGTGATTGGCATGCCAGGGATCAGCACCGCTGCGGCAGAAGTGAACCTGATGGAGCCCCGCAGCTTCGATGAGATGCCCCGGGCGATTCAAGCGCTGCGTGAGCGCAAGACGGTGATCCTGAATCTCACCATGATGGAACCCGACCAAGCTCAGCGGGCGGTTGATTTTGTGGCAGGTGGCACATTTGCCATTGATGGCCATCAAGAACGCGTTGGTGAGAGCATTTTTCTGTTTGCTCCGAGCTGCGTCACGGTGACCAATGCGACTCAGGACGAAACGTCTTCTCCCACGGTTGTAAGCCGAGAGATTGATGTGGCAGAGCCGTCGGAATCCGCTTCAGCCCCCTCTCCCGCCTGGGGCGCCGCAGCTCTCTGA
- a CDS encoding energy-coupling factor transporter transmembrane protein EcfT has translation MDWLRQIPMGQYVDGSEGWLRRLDPRLKLAWSLVFLLTPVLAGPWWRIGLVLSLFVITALSGLPRKLWWRSLLVLVLLAFAVGSLSMLLPAVDPPAVFSLRNPLELPDAATDGPSWDLIRFGPLQWGNFSLGPLVVDRASAQLGLRTSTLVFTVIHSVNLVLITTTPEDLVWGLSWYLRPFAVFGLPVEKLGFQLLLALRFLPLVQEELQNLLRSMASRAVNLRTLGFKAGFGIVLAVGERLLANILLRAEQGADALVARGGRILGPSRFRLPAERPAPLLNALALMGLLLVMGLRGQYGAL, from the coding sequence ATGGACTGGTTGCGTCAGATCCCGATGGGGCAGTACGTCGATGGCTCTGAAGGTTGGCTTCGGCGTCTAGACCCCCGTCTGAAGCTGGCGTGGTCCCTCGTTTTCCTGTTGACGCCAGTCTTGGCCGGTCCTTGGTGGCGCATTGGCTTAGTGCTGAGTTTGTTCGTGATCACAGCCCTAAGCGGTTTGCCCCGCAAGCTCTGGTGGCGATCACTGCTGGTGCTGGTGCTGTTGGCCTTTGCCGTGGGTTCGCTGTCGATGCTGCTCCCTGCGGTGGATCCTCCAGCGGTGTTCTCCCTTCGCAACCCTTTGGAGCTACCCGATGCTGCGACCGATGGGCCCAGCTGGGATTTGATCAGGTTTGGACCGCTGCAATGGGGCAACTTCAGTCTGGGTCCGCTTGTGGTGGATCGCGCTTCAGCTCAGCTGGGGTTACGCACCTCGACTTTGGTTTTCACCGTGATCCATAGCGTCAACCTGGTGCTGATCACTACCACCCCAGAGGATCTTGTGTGGGGGCTGAGTTGGTATCTCAGGCCTTTTGCAGTCTTTGGCCTCCCGGTTGAGAAGCTGGGATTTCAGTTGTTGTTGGCGCTGCGCTTTTTGCCACTCGTTCAGGAGGAGCTTCAAAACCTGCTTCGTTCGATGGCAAGCCGAGCCGTGAATTTGCGCACCTTGGGCTTCAAGGCGGGCTTTGGGATTGTGCTTGCTGTGGGCGAACGCCTTCTTGCCAATATTTTGTTGCGGGCGGAACAAGGTGCTGATGCCTTGGTGGCCAGAGGTGGGCGGATTTTGGGTCCATCGCGGTTTCGGTTGCCAGCAGAGAGGCCTGCGCCCCTTCTCAATGCCCTCGCTCTTATGGGCCTGCTATTGGTAATGGGTCTGCGTGGTCAGTACGGTGCTCTTTAA
- a CDS encoding MFS transporter, with product MSGPSLSTPEPALPTGSNPEGKRGIQAVMALGDFRKLWLGQIFSQLADKFYIVLMVFLIDQHLLVMGGGTGVLADMASDYGLDISTRTKVITLLATGIFVANTIPAMVLGTLAGVWADRWPKRRVMVASNALRALLVVFAPLFLLPGPQWLGLPWGYWGLVGMTFLESILTQFFAPSEQAAIPVLVPNQHLLAANSLYQATSMGATILGFALGEPILRALHHLFAFAGIDGGEFVLLPLCYGLAALSLARLSLREAPKPPPKTSVWVEIGEGLQVLRQVPSVRGAMLHLVLLYSLLAALYVLALQLAALIASLGPSGFGALLAMSGVGMAIGAIVIAQMGHQFSRRRLTASGLGTITFTLVLLSQLRGSLIFTLTLCGILGIGAALVAIPAQTTIQEETPEAERGRVFGLQNNLINIALSLPLVLAGTLVSSFGLKPVLLLLAGLALIAALLEKPWQRC from the coding sequence TTGAGCGGCCCAAGCCTGTCCACCCCAGAACCCGCCCTGCCCACCGGCAGCAACCCGGAAGGCAAGCGCGGTATCCAGGCCGTGATGGCATTGGGCGATTTCCGCAAGCTTTGGCTGGGTCAAATTTTTTCCCAACTGGCGGACAAGTTTTACATCGTGTTGATGGTCTTTTTGATCGATCAACACCTGCTGGTGATGGGTGGTGGAACCGGGGTGCTGGCAGATATGGCCTCCGATTACGGATTGGATATCAGCACCCGAACCAAAGTGATCACCCTGTTGGCCACAGGCATTTTTGTTGCCAATACCATTCCCGCCATGGTTCTTGGAACCCTGGCGGGCGTTTGGGCCGACCGTTGGCCCAAACGGCGAGTGATGGTGGCATCGAATGCGCTGCGAGCTCTCCTGGTGGTGTTCGCACCCCTGTTTCTTCTTCCTGGTCCCCAGTGGCTTGGGCTGCCATGGGGATACTGGGGTTTGGTGGGGATGACGTTTCTTGAATCGATCCTCACCCAGTTCTTTGCACCCTCCGAGCAAGCGGCGATTCCTGTCTTGGTGCCGAACCAACACCTCCTGGCAGCCAATTCCCTGTATCAAGCCACAAGCATGGGGGCAACGATCCTGGGATTCGCCCTGGGGGAACCAATTCTCCGGGCACTGCATCATCTTTTCGCCTTCGCTGGTATTGATGGCGGTGAATTTGTTCTGCTTCCGCTTTGCTACGGCCTTGCAGCTCTGAGCCTGGCGCGGTTGTCCTTGCGAGAGGCACCGAAGCCACCTCCAAAAACGTCGGTTTGGGTCGAGATTGGTGAGGGGCTACAAGTGTTGCGTCAGGTGCCCTCCGTCCGTGGAGCGATGCTGCACTTGGTGCTTCTTTACAGCCTGCTCGCAGCCCTTTACGTACTCGCGCTGCAACTCGCCGCCCTGATCGCCAGTCTCGGGCCGTCTGGTTTCGGCGCGCTCCTTGCCATGAGCGGAGTGGGCATGGCCATCGGTGCCATCGTGATTGCGCAAATGGGACATCAGTTCAGCCGACGCCGCCTCACAGCCTCAGGTCTTGGCACGATCACGTTCACGCTTGTGCTCCTGAGCCAACTGCGTGGATCCCTGATCTTCACCTTGACCCTCTGCGGGATCTTGGGCATTGGAGCCGCCCTGGTGGCCATCCCTGCCCAAACCACCATTCAGGAAGAAACCCCCGAGGCCGAGCGCGGCCGCGTTTTCGGGTTGCAGAACAATTTGATCAACATCGCCTTAAGTCTTCCCTTAGTGCTGGCGGGCACCCTCGTGAGCAGTTTTGGCTTAAAACCAGTGTTGTTGCTTCTTGCCGGACTGGCCCTCATCGCGGCGTTACTCGAGAAGCCATGGCAACGCTGCTAA
- a CDS encoding PipX family protein: protein MASERYLNHPTFGMLYRVAPAGEGRDVYATLYAQRMFFLVTLQPRGAQFEVVPYGDARHHAEVNISRCRRDGSDDLVSWRQLFDQTFI from the coding sequence ATGGCTTCCGAGCGCTACCTCAACCATCCCACATTTGGGATGCTCTATCGGGTCGCTCCGGCGGGTGAAGGACGTGATGTGTACGCCACGTTGTACGCCCAGCGCATGTTCTTTCTGGTCACACTGCAACCGCGTGGTGCTCAGTTCGAGGTGGTCCCCTATGGAGATGCCCGCCATCACGCCGAGGTGAACATCAGCCGATGTCGGCGGGATGGCTCGGACGATTTGGTGAGTTGGCGCCAACTCTTTGATCAAACCTTCATCTGA
- a CDS encoding YggS family pyridoxal phosphate-dependent enzyme produces MTDFLAESWTTVTAELPPRARLLAVSKGHPAASIRAVASLGQQAFGESRLQEAVEKQALLSDLKLQWHFIGRLQRNKVRGVVKAFSVIHSVDSLALAERVSRIAVEEGCCPDVLLQVKFREDPTKGGMEPSELLSAWPQLCALPSLRLMGLMTMAPLGLEGEERQSLFVECRSLADQLGLPDCSMGMSGDWTEAVAAGSTWLRLGSAVFGQRDVPKPGAG; encoded by the coding sequence TTGACCGATTTTCTGGCTGAAAGCTGGACCACAGTGACGGCGGAGCTGCCCCCGAGGGCCCGTTTGTTGGCGGTGAGTAAAGGGCACCCTGCCGCATCGATTCGTGCTGTTGCTTCATTGGGTCAACAAGCCTTTGGTGAAAGTCGGTTGCAGGAGGCTGTTGAAAAGCAGGCCTTGCTCTCGGATTTAAAACTGCAGTGGCATTTCATCGGTCGCTTGCAACGCAACAAGGTGCGTGGCGTTGTGAAAGCGTTTTCTGTGATCCATTCGGTGGATTCCCTCGCTCTGGCAGAGCGGGTGTCGCGGATTGCAGTTGAGGAGGGGTGCTGTCCTGATGTGTTGCTGCAGGTGAAGTTCCGCGAGGATCCAACGAAGGGGGGGATGGAGCCGTCCGAGCTGCTGTCGGCTTGGCCCCAGTTGTGTGCACTGCCATCCTTGCGGCTCATGGGGTTGATGACCATGGCTCCACTCGGCCTGGAGGGAGAGGAGCGTCAAAGCTTGTTTGTTGAGTGCCGATCCCTGGCCGATCAACTGGGATTGCCGGACTGCTCCATGGGAATGTCAGGGGATTGGACAGAGGCGGTTGCGGCCGGGAGTACGTGGTTGCGGTTGGGATCTGCCGTGTTTGGCCAACGGGATGTGCCAAAACCTGGTGCGGGCTGA
- a CDS encoding DUF1823 family protein, with the protein MGDLWPVSRALLQQILEDRCTDRFVCECIWARLGYLPEGDQWHAGPSTSKDWSDAFPLGPELIAQRPASVRLTRSIPKPLKQLLKEQLGFAGYKIGGLYPRRTRRATAVSWLLAWLAERGEPLPDLGPLAQEMPVPSDPVKGHPGDLPIS; encoded by the coding sequence ATGGGTGATCTTTGGCCTGTGAGTCGCGCACTACTGCAACAGATTCTTGAGGATCGTTGCACCGATCGTTTCGTCTGTGAATGCATCTGGGCCCGGCTGGGATATCTCCCCGAGGGTGATCAATGGCATGCCGGTCCCTCCACATCCAAGGATTGGTCTGATGCTTTTCCACTTGGCCCTGAATTGATTGCTCAGCGCCCAGCCTCTGTTCGTTTAACCCGCTCTATTCCCAAGCCTCTCAAACAGCTTTTAAAAGAACAGCTGGGTTTTGCTGGATACAAAATCGGTGGGTTGTACCCCCGTCGCACCCGCCGCGCTACTGCGGTGAGTTGGTTGCTGGCATGGCTCGCCGAGCGGGGGGAGCCTTTGCCGGATCTTGGTCCTTTGGCCCAGGAGATGCCGGTCCCCAGTGATCCCGTAAAAGGGCATCCGGGAGATCTCCCGATTTCATGA
- a CDS encoding isoprenylcysteine carboxylmethyltransferase family protein, whose product MFSGWGLSWAGWLDNRRGEWWLAAQLVLITAHLLPVWPAPAFWGLVSWPRLLFGFGLFLLALGLIRAVQSLLSLGASLSPLPVPKQHNQLIRTGVYSHCRHPMYQAVLLCSLGVVVATGSLVHLGLFLALALVLRGKARFEELGLRQLHPDYVAYAAATPAIVKHWPGLDWSAIND is encoded by the coding sequence ATGTTTTCCGGTTGGGGTTTGAGTTGGGCCGGTTGGTTGGACAATCGCCGTGGCGAATGGTGGCTGGCGGCTCAGTTGGTCTTAATTACCGCCCATCTTTTGCCCGTTTGGCCTGCTCCAGCGTTTTGGGGACTCGTGAGTTGGCCACGCCTGTTGTTTGGTTTTGGTCTTTTTCTGTTGGCCTTGGGTCTGATTCGGGCGGTTCAGTCCTTGCTCTCGCTTGGCGCAAGCCTGTCGCCCCTACCGGTGCCAAAGCAGCACAATCAGCTGATTCGCACTGGGGTGTATAGCCATTGCCGACATCCGATGTATCAGGCGGTTTTGCTGTGTTCCCTCGGGGTGGTTGTAGCCACAGGCAGCCTTGTCCATCTCGGGTTGTTTCTTGCCTTGGCGCTGGTGTTACGCGGTAAGGCGCGGTTTGAAGAGTTGGGTTTGCGCCAGCTGCATCCCGACTATGTCGCCTATGCCGCCGCAACCCCAGCGATTGTTAAACATTGGCCAGGGTTGGACTGGAGTGCAATTAATGACTAG